A genomic region of Novipirellula aureliae contains the following coding sequences:
- the hisD gene encoding histidinol dehydrogenase: protein MKIQRVDARSGSAEILQSLRQKLSPSGDVVSPRGRALTEKVFGKPLTPSEVVSAICQDVQREGTAALLRYSQSLDNAELSADQLRVPPEEMANAHAQADPELIATVRRIRDNVAEFQAAILHRDVAIEPRPGVRLTQRYVPLRRVGICVPGGAAAYPSTVLMTVVPAQVAGVDEIAIVAPPTAFGAYNQDMLATCFELGVKEVYRIGGAQAVAAMAYGTDVIPAVDKIVGPGNLFVALAKKLVYGTVDIDSFAGPSEVIVIADSTARPDFVAADLLAQAEHSPGSSILISWDESLVDAVEIELTKQVALLSRNELTLESLEAFGALILVRDEQQACELTDQFAPEHLHIETAVPRDQIVKIRNCGAAFLGHHTPVALGDYAAGPSHVLPTGGTCTWAAGLSSNSFLRSGSITEFNESALRDIASDVERLAEKECLTAHARSVSIRR from the coding sequence TTGAAAATACAACGTGTTGACGCCCGCTCCGGTAGTGCAGAGATCTTGCAAAGTTTGCGTCAAAAGCTTAGTCCCTCGGGTGATGTCGTCAGTCCTCGAGGCCGTGCCTTGACGGAAAAAGTATTTGGGAAACCACTTACGCCTAGCGAAGTTGTCTCTGCGATCTGTCAAGATGTCCAGCGGGAGGGCACCGCCGCACTGCTACGCTACAGCCAATCGCTCGACAATGCCGAATTGTCCGCCGACCAATTGCGGGTGCCGCCGGAGGAGATGGCAAACGCTCACGCCCAGGCCGATCCTGAGCTGATCGCAACCGTCCGCCGCATCCGCGATAACGTTGCCGAATTTCAAGCCGCGATTTTGCACCGCGATGTGGCGATTGAACCGAGGCCGGGGGTCCGCTTGACGCAGCGTTACGTCCCTCTACGCCGCGTCGGAATATGTGTTCCCGGCGGTGCTGCTGCCTATCCCTCCACGGTTTTGATGACCGTCGTGCCCGCTCAAGTGGCTGGCGTCGATGAAATCGCCATCGTCGCACCGCCGACGGCGTTCGGTGCCTACAACCAAGACATGCTTGCCACTTGCTTCGAATTGGGGGTGAAAGAGGTTTACCGGATTGGCGGTGCACAAGCGGTGGCTGCGATGGCTTACGGCACCGATGTGATCCCAGCGGTTGACAAGATCGTCGGCCCTGGGAACCTGTTCGTGGCTTTGGCGAAGAAACTTGTCTACGGAACGGTCGATATCGATTCGTTTGCGGGTCCGAGCGAAGTCATTGTGATCGCTGATTCAACGGCTCGACCCGACTTTGTTGCTGCTGACTTGCTCGCCCAAGCCGAACATTCGCCTGGTTCCTCCATCCTGATTAGTTGGGATGAATCGTTGGTCGATGCCGTTGAGATCGAGTTGACCAAGCAAGTGGCACTGCTCAGTCGCAACGAGTTGACGCTCGAAAGTCTTGAAGCGTTTGGAGCATTGATTTTGGTTCGTGACGAACAACAGGCTTGCGAGTTGACCGACCAATTTGCACCCGAGCATTTGCATATCGAAACGGCCGTTCCACGCGACCAAATCGTCAAAATACGAAACTGTGGCGCTGCCTTTTTGGGGCATCACACTCCGGTTGCCCTAGGCGACTATGCCGCGGGGCCAAGCCATGTGTTGCCAACCGGCGGAACGTGCACTTGGGCGGCGGGGCTTTCCAGTAACAGTTTTCTGCGTAGCGGCAGCATTACCGAATTCAATGAATCTGCTTTGCGTGACATTGCCTCCGATGTTGAACGTTTGGCCGAAAAAGAGTGCTTGACCGCTCATGCCCGAAGCGTATCGATTCGTCGATAA
- the hisC gene encoding histidinol-phosphate transaminase → MPDPLSYRPALSRMQPYTPGEQPAPGKTVKLNTNENPYPPNPDVVKAIQDAATGPLNRYPDPVATAFRRAAADALGLPGPEWILAGNGSDEILTILVRGFVGENQKLRLPYPSYILYRTLADIQGAAWEQVAFEDGWQLPAAFGDTPDDVRLVFLPNPNSPSGTVLSATEVERLAASMTCPLVVDEAYADFADGHCIELVKKHANILVTRTLSKSYGLAGVRFGYLVAQPQVISQLGKIKDSYNCDMLSIAAATAAMSSQAWLADVVARMNATRQRMSGRLAELGFDVTPSKANFVWCTHPCGQHQAMYEYLKKNQILVRYMQFPDWGDGLRISVGTDDQIDACLMILESYLKNV, encoded by the coding sequence GTGCCTGACCCGCTATCCTATCGTCCTGCGCTATCGCGTATGCAGCCCTACACGCCTGGCGAGCAACCAGCACCAGGCAAAACCGTTAAACTCAATACGAACGAAAACCCTTATCCACCGAATCCAGACGTGGTCAAAGCGATTCAGGACGCGGCGACCGGACCGCTCAATCGATATCCTGATCCCGTTGCAACCGCCTTCCGTCGAGCGGCAGCCGATGCACTCGGTTTGCCCGGACCCGAATGGATTTTGGCAGGGAACGGCAGCGATGAAATCTTGACGATTTTGGTTCGTGGTTTTGTTGGTGAAAACCAGAAACTCCGATTGCCCTACCCGAGTTATATCTTGTACCGCACGCTTGCCGACATCCAAGGTGCCGCTTGGGAGCAGGTTGCATTCGAAGACGGATGGCAGCTACCGGCAGCCTTCGGTGATACGCCGGATGATGTGCGTTTGGTCTTTTTGCCAAATCCCAACAGCCCCAGTGGTACGGTTTTATCAGCAACGGAGGTGGAGCGTTTGGCCGCGTCGATGACGTGCCCGTTGGTCGTTGATGAGGCTTATGCGGATTTTGCCGATGGCCATTGCATCGAACTGGTGAAAAAACATGCAAACATCCTCGTCACTCGCACCCTTAGTAAGTCTTATGGTTTGGCGGGCGTACGATTTGGATACCTCGTGGCCCAGCCGCAAGTGATCTCGCAGCTTGGCAAGATTAAGGACAGCTATAACTGTGACATGTTGTCGATCGCCGCGGCAACCGCGGCAATGTCGAGTCAAGCTTGGCTCGCCGATGTGGTCGCAAGGATGAATGCAACACGCCAGCGGATGAGTGGAAGGTTGGCCGAACTCGGTTTTGACGTAACACCATCGAAAGCGAATTTCGTTTGGTGTACTCACCCCTGTGGGCAGCACCAGGCGATGTACGAATACTTGAAGAAGAACCAAATTTTAGTCCGCTACATGCAATTTCCCGATTGGGGGGATGGGCTGCGAATCTCGGTTGGTACCGACGACCAGATCGATGCATGCCTCATGATCCTCGAAAGTTACTTGAAAAACGTATGA
- the hisB gene encoding imidazoleglycerol-phosphate dehydratase HisB produces the protein MTRSATIARKTGETDIKLTVGLDGDGSGTRKSGIGFLDHMLDLLAKHALINLDVHAVGDLQVDDHHTTEDIGIAFGQAVHEALGTRAGIRRYGHFTLPMDECLVTAAVDLGGRYAFEYHAPIVAAKIGNFDSELIEHFWQSFAANSNSNLHVVLHHGRNSHHIAECVFKATARAIRMAVESDPRCDAIPSTKGVL, from the coding sequence ATGACACGCTCAGCGACGATTGCCCGCAAGACGGGTGAAACCGATATTAAACTAACCGTTGGTCTCGATGGTGACGGTAGTGGTACACGAAAATCAGGCATCGGGTTTCTCGATCACATGCTCGATTTGTTGGCCAAACATGCACTGATCAATCTCGATGTTCATGCGGTCGGCGATCTGCAAGTCGACGACCATCATACGACCGAGGATATCGGTATTGCATTTGGACAGGCGGTGCACGAAGCGCTAGGCACTCGAGCGGGCATCCGCCGCTACGGTCACTTCACGTTGCCGATGGACGAATGCTTGGTAACCGCAGCAGTCGATTTGGGGGGGCGGTATGCATTTGAGTATCATGCACCGATCGTCGCAGCAAAGATCGGCAATTTTGATAGTGAGTTGATCGAGCACTTTTGGCAATCGTTCGCTGCAAATTCCAACAGCAACCTGCATGTCGTTTTGCACCATGGTCGAAACTCGCATCACATCGCCGAGTGCGTCTTTAAGGCGACCGCTCGAGCGATTCGAATGGCCGTCGAAAGCGACCCGCGTTGCGATGCGATCCCAAGTACAAAAGGCGTTCTGTGA